In Tessaracoccus flavus, the following are encoded in one genomic region:
- a CDS encoding glycosyltransferase, with the protein MTDNADRFDVFHIQFGFDACSADDLRRLVGELRAAAKPLVYTVHDLRNPHQPDRALHDEALDVLIPAADALITLTPGAADEIHRRWGRDAQVLPHPHVVDEPWLHHPRPEREERVVGLHLKSLRANMNPLPVLGILAGLVAERPGMKLMVDVHTDVVTPGMRNYDEHVASLLHGGRMAGRFDVHVHDYYTDDELYDYFQRLDLSVLPYRFGTHSGWLEACYDLGTRVLAPDVGYYADQKPGVLTYHVDGETPDAADIASALDVVLTTAEPWRADPGTRLRERTELAEAHRRLYLELLGRR; encoded by the coding sequence GTGACCGACAACGCCGACAGATTCGACGTCTTCCACATCCAGTTCGGCTTCGACGCCTGCTCGGCCGACGACCTGCGCCGGCTCGTCGGTGAGCTGCGTGCGGCGGCCAAGCCGCTGGTCTACACCGTGCACGACCTGCGCAACCCCCACCAGCCCGACCGCGCATTGCACGATGAGGCCCTCGACGTCTTGATCCCGGCGGCGGACGCGCTCATCACCCTCACTCCGGGCGCCGCTGATGAGATCCACCGACGCTGGGGTCGGGACGCTCAGGTGCTGCCGCACCCCCACGTCGTCGACGAGCCCTGGCTCCACCACCCTCGGCCCGAGCGAGAAGAGCGGGTGGTGGGGCTCCATCTGAAGAGCCTGCGCGCCAACATGAATCCGCTCCCCGTCCTGGGCATTCTGGCGGGCCTGGTGGCGGAACGCCCTGGGATGAAGCTCATGGTGGACGTGCACACCGACGTCGTCACGCCGGGAATGCGCAACTACGACGAGCACGTGGCGTCGCTTCTCCACGGGGGGCGCATGGCGGGCCGATTCGACGTCCACGTGCACGACTACTACACCGACGACGAGCTCTACGACTACTTCCAGCGGCTGGACCTGTCGGTGCTGCCGTACCGGTTCGGGACCCACTCGGGGTGGCTGGAGGCCTGCTACGACCTCGGCACCCGGGTGTTGGCCCCCGACGTCGGGTACTACGCGGACCAGAAGCCAGGCGTGCTGACGTACCACGTGGACGGTGAAACCCCCGACGCGGCCGACATCGCGAGCGCACTCGACGTCGTTCTGACGACCGCGGAGCCGTGGCGAGCCGACCCGGGCACCCGGCTCCGGGAGCGCACTGAGCTCGCGGAGGCCCACCGGCGCCTGTACCTCGAGCTGCTGGGGCGCCGATGA